One Halobaculum roseum DNA segment encodes these proteins:
- a CDS encoding acyl-CoA mutase large subunit family protein, producing the protein MFDPDDLESIREGKREWEEETLSPTLDRFGERKEEFTTDTGGQEVKRLYTPDDVSDLDYEEDMGFPGEEPYTRGVYPTMHRGRLWTMRQYAGMGTAAETNERFQYLIDQGSSGLSMAFDLPTQMGYDSDAAMAAGEVGKSGVAIDSLEDFERVFDDIPLDEVSTSMTINAPASILLAMYVAVGDRQGVDRAELRGTIQNDIMKEYIARNLYIYPPEPSMRLITDIFAFCAEETPKFNTISISGYHIREAGSTAAQEIAFTLGNGIEYVQAAVDAGLDVDEFAPQLSFFFNAHNNILEEVAKFRAARRMWAKIMEERFGAENPKSKQLKFHTQTAGSTLTAQQIENNVVRVGYQALAAVLGGTQSLHTNGKDEALSLPTEQSVRTALRTQQILAHESGAADTIDPLAGSYYVEDLTDGIEEEAFEILEEVDRRGGMLDAVKSQWVQRQIQDTAFERQREIEEGERVIVGVNEYEVEEDAHVDLEEVSEEEEQAQIDRVQALRDDRDDEAVEDALASLRDACRGDANVMPHIVDAVKAYATVGEIADVMREEFGEYKPGQ; encoded by the coding sequence ATGTTCGACCCCGACGACCTCGAATCGATCCGCGAGGGCAAGCGGGAGTGGGAGGAGGAGACCCTCTCCCCGACGCTCGACCGCTTCGGGGAGCGAAAGGAGGAGTTCACGACCGACACCGGCGGACAGGAGGTGAAGCGGCTGTACACCCCCGACGACGTGTCCGACCTCGACTACGAGGAGGACATGGGGTTCCCCGGGGAGGAGCCGTACACGCGCGGCGTCTACCCGACGATGCACCGCGGGCGCCTGTGGACGATGCGCCAGTACGCCGGGATGGGCACCGCCGCGGAGACGAACGAGCGTTTCCAGTACCTCATCGACCAGGGCTCCTCGGGGCTGTCGATGGCGTTCGACCTGCCCACCCAGATGGGCTACGACTCCGACGCCGCGATGGCCGCCGGCGAGGTCGGGAAGTCCGGCGTCGCTATCGACTCCCTGGAGGACTTCGAGCGCGTCTTCGACGACATCCCGCTGGACGAGGTGTCCACGTCGATGACGATCAACGCGCCCGCCTCGATCCTGCTGGCGATGTACGTCGCCGTCGGCGACCGTCAGGGCGTCGACCGCGCGGAGCTCCGCGGCACCATCCAGAACGACATCATGAAGGAGTACATCGCGCGCAACCTCTACATCTATCCCCCGGAGCCGTCGATGCGGTTGATCACGGACATCTTCGCCTTCTGCGCCGAGGAGACTCCCAAGTTCAACACCATCTCCATCTCGGGGTACCACATCCGCGAGGCCGGCTCCACCGCCGCCCAGGAGATCGCCTTTACCCTCGGCAACGGCATCGAGTACGTGCAGGCGGCCGTCGACGCCGGCCTCGACGTGGACGAGTTCGCGCCGCAGCTGTCGTTCTTCTTCAACGCCCACAACAACATCCTCGAGGAGGTGGCGAAGTTCCGCGCCGCCCGCCGGATGTGGGCGAAGATCATGGAGGAGCGCTTCGGCGCGGAGAACCCCAAATCGAAGCAGCTGAAGTTCCACACCCAGACCGCCGGGTCGACGCTCACCGCACAGCAGATCGAGAACAACGTCGTCCGCGTCGGCTACCAGGCGCTGGCGGCCGTCCTCGGCGGCACCCAGAGCCTCCACACAAACGGGAAGGACGAGGCGCTGTCGCTGCCGACCGAGCAGTCCGTCCGGACGGCGCTTCGCACCCAGCAGATCCTCGCCCACGAGTCGGGCGCCGCCGACACGATCGACCCGCTGGCGGGCAGCTACTACGTCGAGGATCTCACCGACGGCATCGAGGAGGAGGCCTTCGAGATACTCGAGGAGGTCGACCGCCGCGGGGGGATGCTCGACGCCGTGAAGAGCCAGTGGGTCCAGCGCCAGATCCAGGACACCGCCTTCGAGCGCCAGCGCGAGATCGAGGAGGGCGAGCGGGTCATCGTCGGCGTCAACGAGTACGAGGTCGAGGAGGACGCCCACGTCGACCTCGAGGAGGTGTCCGAGGAGGAGGAACAGGCGCAGATCGACCGCGTGCAGGCGCTCCGCGACGACCGCGACGACGAGGCCGTCGAGGACGCGCTGGCGTCGCTGCGGGACGCCTGCCGCGGCGACGCGAACGTGATGCCCCACATCGTCGACGCGGTGAAGGCGTACGCGACGGTCGGCGAGATCGCCGACGTGATGCGCGAGGAGTTCGGCGAGTACAAGCCCGGGCAGTAG
- the mce gene encoding methylmalonyl-CoA epimerase produces the protein MHLDHAGIATDDAADLAALYADLLDCEIVHEEEFDGMAVVFLELGGSYLELLEPLGDEGTIAGYLDRNGPGIHHLAFATDDIGGALDRARDLGIESIDEEPRPGAWGHEVAFLHPRDTGGVLVEFVEH, from the coding sequence ATGCACCTCGATCACGCCGGGATAGCGACCGACGACGCCGCCGATCTGGCGGCGCTGTACGCGGATCTCCTCGACTGTGAGATCGTTCACGAGGAGGAGTTCGACGGGATGGCGGTCGTCTTCCTCGAACTGGGCGGCTCGTATCTCGAACTGCTGGAACCCCTCGGCGACGAGGGGACGATCGCCGGCTACCTCGACCGCAACGGGCCGGGGATCCACCACCTCGCGTTCGCGACCGACGACATCGGGGGCGCGCTCGACCGCGCACGCGACCTCGGGATCGAGTCGATCGACGAGGAGCCGCGGCCCGGCGCGTGGGGTCACGAGGTCGCCTTCCTGCATCCCCGCGACACCGGCGGCGTGCTCGTCGAGTTCGTCGAGCACTGA